GTGGTAAATTCCACTTTGACACCAGCTCGTGCTTTGTTTATCTGCTCCTGTCCGTGTCTCTCAGCAGTGAGGTACTGGCCCAAATCTGGCCCAGGACCCTGGACCTGGACTAGATCCAGCAGTCCTTTTAAAGAAGCAGACACACAGGGTGAGTCATGGTTAAATCCCGGACGCTGAGGGAGTGATTCTTTGtgaaacagcagacagagaagCTGAGACTGACTCAGAGAAAAGAGAGTTCAGGGCCTCCGAGAGCGAAGCTTTTATATGatccattacacacacacacacacacacacacacacacgcatgcacacacatgcatacttATTCAGGTTtggacattttcctctggtCTTTCAGGGACGAAGAAGAAGTGAACTCCACTATTTCTGCCCTGCGCTCTGTCTGCAAGAGTCGACTCCCACATgttgacttgttttgttttgttttgttttgttttgcaggcgTGCGTCCAGAAGCCGCCGCCCTCACAGCGTGCTGGATCGCAGCATATTGTCTCAGGATGTTATGCAACTCTGCAGCAATGCATCTGCCTTCTGCTTGacctcacaaaaaaagtttcctgccttttttcagattttgtctttgttttcagtaGTGAAGCAGATTTCTGTGACATGAAAGAGACATTTTGTCCTCTACCTGCCCGGGAATCTTTCCCAAATgtatttaaagcacattttaaaatgttgttatgtCGGTCGGATCACAGCGTGGATCCTCCACATCCTGCTGACAGGAAACGACACAACTTCTCACACAGCAGGCTCCGGGTCTGTGAAAGGGACACTCGACTCGCTTTGTttgggggacacttttgcaaaatgacaggaggccaggggccactcgCAGGGGTCCCAtacattttctctgattttagggtgttttttggacttttggacatttctcagatttaaggagaTTTCTAGAAGTTTATCAAGTTTCTTAGGTTTTAGgcattttaagatattttaggactttaggacatttgtaggattctaggacatctctaggattttaacatgtttcaaggattttaggacatttgtgggattcgaggatgtttttaggatttctggACAGGTTGTGACTCTGCATGCAGAGGTAGCAGCGCGGCACAAATTGGGGATCAGTGAAGCAGAGATCAGTACTGACCTGTGATTTCCACCACGCCGTCCTTGGTCTTCACCACCAGCTCCTCGGGCGAGAAGTGGTTGACGTCCAGAGACACCTTCCAGCTGTCTTGGGTCTGCTTGATCTCCGACACGCCGCTGCTCATCTGGCGGGTCAGGGCACGCGCCTGCTGGGCCATCATGGGCGGGTACATCATGGGAGCGTGCGGCACCATGGTGCCCATGGGGCTCATGGGGCTCATGGCGCCCATCTCTGGGGTCAGGACGGAGGGCCGCAGGTACCCCGGCCAGTGGGTGCTGGGGAATGTGGCGAAGTCCTCGGGCAGGGCCGGCATGCCGAAGGTCTGGTCGAAGATGCGGCTGCTCTGGTGCCAGTCACGGAAGGGGTCCCAGCTGGGGGTCCGGAGCAGGGTGAAG
This genomic window from Plectropomus leopardus isolate mb chromosome 13, YSFRI_Pleo_2.0, whole genome shotgun sequence contains:
- the hspb1 gene encoding LOW QUALITY PROTEIN: heat shock protein beta-1 (The sequence of the model RefSeq protein was modified relative to this genomic sequence to represent the inferred CDS: deleted 1 base in 1 codon) encodes the protein MTERRIPFTLLRTPSWDPFRDWHQSSRIFDQTFGMPALPEDFATFPSTHWPGYLRPSVLTPEMGAMSPMSPMGTMVPHAPMMYPPMMAQQARALTRQMSSGVSEIKQTQDSWKVSLDVNHFSPEELVVKTKDGVVEITGKHEERKDEHGFVSRSFTRKYTLPSSANVEKVSSSLSPEGVLTVEAPLIRPAIESSETTIPVNVDNKGSVVKK